The Ancylothrix sp. D3o genome has a window encoding:
- a CDS encoding ABC transporter permease codes for MKNLLDKLGNWNPQLLRELKGRLKGRNIFIAALASICGQLLVLYSFLRQIPIHPYNIMGDYCRLRDSYLPYQQQQYQLQNQVSNLRHSSGYSPPNTQFYMQFAEGTSKAEKIKLLDQKISQLGKLLNQNCPADGINLQLWWENHWPQIFVALSVCGFVVLLTVGTYMLISDLANEERRGTLNFIRLSPQSGNKIFLGKILGVPLLLYVAALVALPFHLYAGFSAGIPNHEILSYYLVVVGSCAFFYSGALLFGSMTSWLAGFQPWLGSGMIFLFLMMVNYKQILKSPFDFLNLFSPSVLLPYLINWTGKEYYDLPFRHGMINSWEWFYLPLGAAGFGVVLFVLCHYGLWTYWISQALNRRFDSDEATMLSKRQSYLITACFAVELLGFAVQSPNPSYSSQYLINLQSGLMLTFFLLLILMAALSPNRQVLLEWARYKHLAKRKESGVRVSVWQDLVWGEKSPTVVAMVVNCVIATAPMMAWILLWSAPFEAKETAFAGLMLLMSLVLICARLVQLTLLMKTPKRAFWAAGSVGSLLCVPPFALGILSIYAGTNNGGFWLLTMWPWEALKYVDLNQVFGLLGFEFVVFGVLSWQLHKQLRMFGESASKAALAAKRS; via the coding sequence ATGAAAAATTTGCTGGATAAGTTGGGAAATTGGAATCCGCAGTTATTGCGAGAATTAAAAGGCCGGTTAAAAGGTCGAAATATTTTTATTGCCGCGTTGGCTTCGATTTGTGGTCAATTGTTGGTGTTGTATTCTTTTTTGCGGCAAATTCCGATTCACCCCTACAATATTATGGGTGACTATTGCCGGCTGAGGGATAGTTATTTACCTTATCAACAGCAACAATATCAATTGCAAAACCAAGTCAGTAACCTTCGACATTCATCTGGTTATAGTCCTCCAAATACTCAGTTTTATATGCAGTTTGCGGAAGGGACTTCCAAGGCTGAGAAAATAAAACTCTTGGATCAAAAAATATCCCAACTGGGAAAATTGTTAAATCAAAACTGTCCTGCTGATGGGATCAATTTACAACTTTGGTGGGAAAATCACTGGCCACAGATTTTTGTAGCGTTGAGTGTGTGTGGTTTCGTTGTTTTATTAACGGTAGGAACCTATATGCTCATTAGTGATTTAGCGAATGAAGAACGGCGGGGAACGCTTAATTTTATCCGCTTGAGCCCTCAGTCTGGTAACAAGATTTTTCTAGGGAAAATTTTGGGTGTTCCGTTGTTACTTTATGTGGCGGCGTTGGTGGCTTTGCCTTTTCATTTGTATGCGGGGTTTTCTGCGGGAATTCCTAACCATGAAATTCTCAGCTATTACCTGGTTGTGGTAGGTAGTTGTGCGTTTTTCTATAGTGGGGCGTTGCTCTTTGGTTCCATGACTTCTTGGTTGGCTGGTTTCCAACCTTGGTTAGGAAGTGGGATGATTTTCTTGTTTCTGATGATGGTTAATTACAAACAAATTTTGAAAAGTCCTTTTGATTTCTTGAATTTGTTTTCTCCGTCAGTTTTGCTTCCTTATTTGATAAATTGGACCGGCAAGGAGTATTATGATCTGCCGTTTCGTCACGGGATGATTAATTCTTGGGAGTGGTTTTATTTACCGTTGGGGGCTGCGGGGTTTGGTGTAGTGCTTTTTGTGCTGTGTCATTATGGGTTGTGGACTTATTGGATTTCCCAAGCTTTGAACCGGCGTTTTGATTCGGATGAAGCGACGATGTTAAGCAAACGCCAAAGTTATTTAATAACGGCGTGTTTTGCGGTGGAATTGTTGGGTTTTGCGGTGCAAAGTCCGAACCCAAGTTATTCTTCGCAGTATCTTATAAATCTGCAATCAGGGTTAATGTTAACGTTTTTCTTGTTGTTGATTTTGATGGCTGCGTTGTCTCCCAATCGACAAGTTTTGCTGGAATGGGCGCGTTATAAACATTTGGCAAAACGCAAGGAAAGTGGGGTTCGAGTTTCTGTTTGGCAGGATTTAGTTTGGGGCGAAAAAAGTCCGACTGTGGTGGCGATGGTGGTTAATTGTGTGATTGCTACTGCGCCGATGATGGCTTGGATTTTGCTTTGGAGTGCGCCTTTTGAGGCTAAGGAAACGGCTTTTGCTGGTCTAATGTTGTTGATGAGTTTAGTGTTAATTTGTGCTCGTTTGGTGCAATTAACTCTGTTGATGAAGACTCCCAAACGGGCTTTTTGGGCGGCTGGTTCTGTGGGTAGTCTTTTGTGTGTTCCGCCGTTTGCTTTGGGCATTCTTTCAATTTATGCCGGCACTAATAATGGCGGTTTCTGGTTGTTAACGATGTGGCCTTGGGAGGCGCTGAAATATGTTGATTTAAATCAGGTTTTTGGGTTGCTTGGGTTTGAGTTTGTAGTGTTTGGGGTGTTGAGTTGGCAGTTGCACAAGCAGCTACGAATGTTTGGGGAATCTGCGTCAAAAGCTGCACTGGCTGCAAAACGCAGTTAA
- a CDS encoding methyl-accepting chemotaxis protein translates to MLKNTTLQTRLTSAFLFIGLIVLIVGIIGLSASNRLSGHITTLSENTLPSAINLWKVNEGQTRVFGSEKVLMADILTYEQRQTELANIKKALEDIKEGFDTYDKLPRDPEEDKIYKQVLREWDKWTTASDEYLQIHDNFLKLGVNNPKRLQIELLQQGRTNSPEFTAATAAVKLLSDLNAQLVTTLEPTFNTATDALLENINYQANLASQYEKAASSDISQSSFWIIIGLLIGPLTAVLFGIFFSKPIVRKVLELVDVGNKLSSSNAKSQHLQTVEKQDEIGKLQTVFYNIADKIAELGTVAEKISSGDLTAQIQPTDRKDEIGKLQTAFYTMNKNLNALIRRIQQSGVQITTSATQIAASGKQLEATATEQLASTNEVTATAAEIANTSKKLVKMIEQVGVMTNNTATAASNSRDELGEMENIMRQLTEATNSITSKLGVMNKKASNINNVVVTITKVADQTSILSLNAAIEAEKAGEYGAGFAVVAREIRRLANQTAVATLEIEQIVKDMQSAVSVGVMEMDKFNKSVTDSVSLVSKISQQMGKVINQVQSLPPQFEQVNHNMEQQSIAAEQISEAMEQLTDASQQTVDALRETNSALEQLDDAARSLRQEISQFKVQN, encoded by the coding sequence ATGCTAAAAAATACCACTTTACAAACGCGACTAACCAGCGCCTTTTTGTTCATAGGTTTAATTGTCTTAATTGTCGGAATTATAGGCTTGAGCGCCTCAAACCGGCTCAGTGGACACATCACCACCTTGTCAGAAAACACCTTGCCCAGCGCCATCAACTTGTGGAAAGTCAACGAAGGACAAACCAGAGTTTTTGGCTCCGAAAAAGTGCTAATGGCAGACATATTAACCTACGAGCAAAGACAAACAGAATTAGCCAATATTAAAAAAGCCTTAGAAGACATCAAAGAAGGATTTGATACCTATGATAAGCTGCCCCGAGATCCCGAAGAAGACAAAATCTACAAACAAGTGCTGAGGGAATGGGATAAATGGACAACCGCCAGCGACGAGTACCTACAAATTCACGATAATTTTCTCAAATTAGGGGTAAATAACCCGAAAAGACTGCAAATTGAATTATTGCAACAAGGCAGAACAAACTCACCAGAATTTACAGCCGCCACCGCTGCCGTTAAATTATTAAGTGATTTGAATGCTCAATTAGTGACAACACTAGAGCCAACCTTCAATACAGCAACAGACGCACTGCTCGAAAATATTAACTACCAAGCCAACCTAGCATCACAATACGAAAAAGCCGCCAGCAGCGACATCAGCCAAAGCAGCTTTTGGATAATCATTGGCTTATTAATCGGCCCCTTAACCGCTGTCTTATTTGGAATTTTCTTCAGTAAACCAATTGTCCGCAAAGTTTTAGAATTAGTAGATGTCGGCAACAAACTCTCCAGCAGTAATGCAAAATCCCAACACCTACAAACCGTAGAAAAACAAGACGAAATAGGCAAATTGCAAACAGTTTTTTACAACATAGCCGACAAAATCGCAGAACTGGGTACAGTTGCAGAAAAAATATCCAGTGGCGATTTAACCGCACAAATTCAACCAACAGACAGAAAAGACGAAATAGGCAAATTGCAAACCGCCTTTTACACAATGAACAAAAACCTAAATGCCCTAATTCGCCGCATTCAACAATCAGGAGTACAAATAACCACCTCAGCCACACAAATAGCCGCCTCTGGCAAACAACTCGAAGCCACAGCCACAGAACAACTAGCCTCCACCAACGAAGTGACAGCAACCGCCGCAGAAATCGCCAACACCTCCAAAAAATTAGTCAAAATGATCGAGCAAGTCGGTGTTATGACAAACAACACGGCGACAGCCGCATCTAACAGCCGAGACGAACTTGGAGAAATGGAAAACATCATGCGACAACTCACCGAAGCCACCAACTCCATCACCTCCAAACTCGGAGTAATGAATAAAAAAGCCAGCAACATTAACAACGTTGTTGTCACCATTACCAAAGTCGCCGATCAAACCAGCATCCTCTCACTCAACGCCGCCATCGAAGCAGAAAAAGCAGGAGAATATGGGGCCGGTTTTGCCGTTGTCGCCAGAGAAATTCGCCGACTTGCCAACCAAACCGCCGTCGCCACCTTAGAAATTGAACAAATCGTCAAAGATATGCAATCCGCCGTATCCGTAGGCGTCATGGAAATGGATAAATTCAACAAATCCGTCACCGATAGTGTTAGTCTCGTTAGCAAAATTAGTCAACAAATGGGCAAAGTAATCAATCAAGTCCAAAGCTTACCTCCACAATTTGAACAAGTCAATCACAATATGGAACAGCAATCAATTGCCGCAGAACAAATCAGCGAAGCAATGGAACAACTAACCGACGCTTCCCAGCAAACCGTTGACGCCTTGCGAGAAACCAATAGTGCCTTAGAACAATTAGACGATGCCGCCCGATCCTTACGCCAAGAAATCTCCCAATTTAAAGTCCAAAATTAA
- a CDS encoding TIGR00297 family protein translates to MLSLVYGLNPWLVAVGLNTVLLIVAYLVPKKLLTPAGLLHAWVLGVLVWGCLGWRGYGVVMFYFLVGSAVTRVGMKQKEALGIAEKRSGARGPENVWGSALTGTLCALGVLAAGYWGGGFWVPLLLLGYVASFSTKLSDTSASEIGKVYGKRTFLITTLQPVERGTEGAVSLEGTLAGVLASVVIALVGWGVGMIDLLGVLWCVIAAFVATNLESVIGATLQSKFVWLTNEVVNFINTLIGAFVAILFGLAWGFWVG, encoded by the coding sequence ATGTTATCTCTAGTTTATGGGTTGAATCCTTGGTTGGTTGCTGTTGGTTTGAATACGGTTTTGTTGATTGTTGCGTATTTGGTGCCGAAAAAGTTGCTGACACCGGCAGGGTTGTTACACGCTTGGGTTTTGGGGGTGTTGGTTTGGGGATGTTTGGGGTGGCGTGGGTATGGGGTGGTGATGTTTTATTTTTTGGTGGGTTCGGCGGTGACGCGGGTGGGAATGAAGCAGAAAGAGGCGCTGGGGATAGCGGAGAAGCGGTCGGGGGCACGCGGGCCTGAGAATGTGTGGGGCTCGGCGTTAACGGGGACTTTGTGTGCTTTGGGGGTGTTGGCGGCGGGTTATTGGGGTGGGGGGTTTTGGGTGCCTTTGTTGTTGTTGGGGTATGTGGCGAGTTTTAGCACTAAGTTATCGGATACGAGTGCAAGTGAGATAGGTAAAGTATATGGAAAGCGGACGTTTTTGATTACGACTTTGCAGCCGGTGGAACGGGGTACGGAGGGGGCTGTGAGTTTGGAGGGTACTTTGGCGGGAGTTTTGGCTTCTGTTGTGATTGCTTTGGTTGGTTGGGGGGTTGGGATGATTGATTTGTTGGGGGTTTTATGGTGTGTGATTGCGGCTTTTGTGGCGACGAATTTGGAAAGTGTGATTGGCGCAACTTTGCAATCTAAGTTTGTTTGGTTGACGAATGAGGTGGTTAATTTTATTAATACTTTGATTGGGGCTTTTGTGGCTATTTTGTTCGGTTTGGCTTGGGGTTTTTGGGTGGGGTAG
- a CDS encoding protein-glutamate O-methyltransferase CheR: MQETLNLIESLLQQKTGLEPKIIGPRKIGKAVENRLALCDGLDINTYLKLLRTSAQEFAELVELLIVPETWFFRERQAFDFISHYLRSQWLPQSNQTPLRLLSVPCSSGEEPYSLAMQLLDMGLVPAQFQIDAIDISQQSLEKAKKGIYTRNSFRGNNLEFQSRYFTEINQEYHLKPNIRGLVNFTQKNILGQGFWKNPNSYDIIFCRNLLIYFDTAARTQAIKTLQSLLKNKGLLFVAASETSLIAELGFELIRSPFGLAGQKKGGLETLKLAPPAQITLNNNPLDLKDKKQIHPEKTQPNNRPVQTIPPQPPRHSEQSFGKVEKEYNSLTSPNPEQKEKNQQKLNLKTIRDLADQGFLNEAAAQCQNYLNQHSTSAEAYVLLGQIYHAQNLEIQAEQHFQKALYLNPKNSEAILHLALLKEQRGEISKATLLRQRLQRIQTL; encoded by the coding sequence ATGCAGGAAACATTGAATCTAATTGAAAGCTTATTACAACAAAAAACCGGCTTAGAACCCAAAATTATTGGCCCTCGAAAAATTGGTAAAGCCGTTGAAAACCGTCTAGCTCTTTGTGACGGACTCGACATAAACACCTACCTCAAACTTTTACGAACCTCCGCCCAAGAATTTGCCGAATTAGTTGAACTGCTCATTGTCCCCGAAACCTGGTTTTTTCGAGAACGCCAAGCTTTTGACTTTATCAGTCACTACCTACGTTCACAGTGGCTTCCTCAAAGCAATCAAACCCCACTTAGACTGTTAAGTGTACCTTGTTCTTCCGGCGAAGAACCTTACTCCCTAGCTATGCAACTTCTCGACATGGGATTAGTTCCTGCTCAGTTTCAAATCGATGCGATTGATATTAGCCAACAGTCTTTAGAAAAAGCCAAAAAAGGCATATACACCCGCAATTCATTTCGCGGAAATAACCTAGAGTTTCAAAGCCGATATTTTACCGAAATTAACCAGGAATATCACTTAAAACCAAACATCCGAGGACTTGTCAATTTCACTCAAAAAAATATATTAGGCCAGGGCTTTTGGAAAAATCCAAATTCTTACGATATTATTTTTTGCCGCAACCTTTTAATTTATTTTGACACAGCAGCTAGAACCCAGGCAATAAAAACATTGCAGAGTTTATTAAAAAATAAAGGCTTGTTATTTGTGGCCGCCTCAGAAACCAGCCTAATAGCGGAATTAGGCTTTGAGTTAATACGTTCACCCTTCGGGTTAGCAGGGCAAAAAAAAGGCGGCTTAGAAACCTTAAAACTCGCCCCACCGGCCCAAATCACCCTCAATAATAACCCACTAGACTTAAAAGACAAAAAGCAGATTCATCCAGAAAAAACCCAACCAAATAATAGGCCGGTTCAAACCATCCCCCCACAACCCCCTAGACACTCAGAACAAAGCTTTGGTAAAGTTGAAAAAGAATATAACAGCTTAACCAGCCCAAATCCAGAACAAAAAGAAAAAAATCAGCAAAAACTCAACCTTAAAACCATTCGAGACTTAGCCGATCAAGGCTTCTTAAACGAAGCAGCAGCCCAATGCCAAAACTATCTGAATCAGCATTCAACCAGCGCAGAAGCCTATGTACTCCTAGGTCAAATCTATCATGCTCAAAACCTAGAAATTCAAGCAGAGCAACACTTCCAAAAAGCCCTTTACCTAAACCCCAAAAACTCAGAAGCTATCCTACATTTGGCATTACTCAAAGAACAGCGGGGAGAAATATCAAAAGCTACCCTTTTGCGCCAACGCCTGCAACGGATACAAACCTTATAA
- a CDS encoding chemotaxis protein CheW yields MLMLLFHIGKDLYAIDSKSVVEVIPRVPLRKIHHVPEYVAGLFNYRGAIVPVIDLCHLIRENPSKFSLSTRIIMVSYPLKNNTLQYLGLIAERITETLNVSKPNFVDSGIRVSEAPYLGRMMMNEKGIIQCIELEQLFADAQHTYLLTAGEGYAGNIESN; encoded by the coding sequence ATGTTAATGTTGCTGTTCCATATTGGCAAAGATTTATATGCCATCGACAGTAAAAGTGTTGTCGAAGTCATCCCCCGCGTTCCCCTCAGAAAAATCCATCATGTCCCCGAATATGTAGCCGGTTTATTTAATTATCGCGGAGCAATCGTACCCGTCATCGATCTTTGCCATTTAATACGAGAAAACCCAAGCAAATTTAGTCTTAGTACCCGAATTATCATGGTTAGCTACCCACTCAAGAATAACACCCTGCAATACCTGGGCTTAATAGCCGAACGCATAACAGAAACCTTAAACGTCTCGAAACCTAACTTTGTAGACTCCGGTATTCGAGTCAGCGAAGCCCCATATTTAGGTAGGATGATGATGAATGAAAAGGGTATAATTCAGTGCATAGAACTTGAGCAATTATTTGCCGATGCACAACATACCTATCTGCTCACCGCAGGAGAAGGCTATGCAGGAAACATTGAATCTAATTGA
- a CDS encoding chemotaxis protein CheW, protein MLLNDGKNYLDETPTFNDCWNQIGVMGDRSCTQLKTVIHCHECPVYAAVGDSLLEREPIPDYLQEWISILEETPQTQNKRESNEAIIRTAEAVSIIIFRLGTERLGLPVRMLQEVTHPCVIQPLPHRSNNLFLGLVNIRGETLLCASLHYLLNIETVDETSPTLQAKHRAHNAINKKRMLVAGQSQDKWVFPVDQVHGIFRFHPNELQQAPVVITKATEGYTKGIIYWEGDQVNYLDSDLLFYTLNHKIL, encoded by the coding sequence ATGCTATTAAATGATGGAAAAAATTACCTAGACGAAACTCCTACTTTTAATGATTGTTGGAATCAAATAGGAGTAATGGGAGACCGATCTTGCACCCAATTAAAAACAGTCATTCATTGCCATGAATGCCCCGTTTATGCCGCCGTTGGAGATAGTTTACTAGAAAGAGAACCCATCCCCGATTATCTCCAAGAATGGATTAGCATTCTCGAAGAAACCCCCCAGACGCAAAACAAACGCGAGAGCAACGAAGCCATCATCCGCACAGCCGAAGCTGTTTCTATCATCATCTTTCGACTAGGCACTGAAAGACTCGGACTCCCGGTGCGAATGCTACAAGAAGTCACCCATCCTTGCGTCATTCAACCCCTACCTCACCGCAGCAACAACTTATTTTTAGGATTAGTCAATATTCGCGGCGAAACATTACTCTGCGCTTCCCTCCACTACCTTTTAAACATCGAGACGGTTGACGAAACCTCCCCCACCCTTCAGGCGAAACACCGCGCCCACAATGCCATCAATAAAAAACGAATGCTTGTTGCAGGACAATCACAAGATAAATGGGTTTTTCCCGTTGATCAAGTACACGGAATATTTCGCTTTCACCCCAACGAATTACAACAAGCACCCGTTGTGATTACCAAAGCTACCGAAGGCTATACCAAAGGAATAATTTATTGGGAAGGCGACCAAGTTAATTACCTCGACTCTGACCTGTTATTTTACACCCTAAATCACAAAATTTTATAA
- a CDS encoding ABC transporter ATP-binding protein — MSKQLAVDTRGLTKQFDRHIAVNDVDLQIECGEVYGLIGPNGAGKTTLIRMLATAEEPTTGEIYINGERLFRDNSNPKLKQRIGYLPDDFPMYDDLVVWDYLDYFARLYFLREPHRTRRLCEVLELVQLTNKRHSQISTLSRGMKQRLSLARTIIHEPIVLLLDEPVSGLDPIARMQFREIIKTLREAGMTILISSHVLSDLAELCTSVGIMELSYLVESARLEELYKRLSRQEIMMSTLGSLEALESELKNYPKVEDWERVTGTENLRVHFSGTPEESADLLRSLVLSGIRLSEFHCTREDLESIFLKLGHKQAS; from the coding sequence ATGTCAAAACAACTTGCAGTAGATACTCGCGGATTGACGAAACAATTTGACCGGCACATTGCAGTCAATGATGTTGATCTTCAGATAGAATGTGGCGAAGTTTACGGATTAATTGGCCCCAATGGTGCGGGTAAAACCACTTTAATCCGAATGTTAGCTACCGCAGAAGAACCGACTACCGGCGAAATTTATATCAATGGTGAACGGTTGTTCAGAGATAATAGTAATCCCAAACTTAAACAGCGGATTGGCTATTTGCCTGATGATTTTCCGATGTATGATGATTTGGTCGTTTGGGATTATTTGGATTATTTTGCTCGGTTGTATTTTTTGCGGGAACCTCACCGCACTCGCCGGCTTTGTGAGGTGTTGGAGTTGGTGCAATTAACTAATAAACGTCACAGTCAAATTTCTACTCTGTCGCGGGGGATGAAACAAAGGCTGAGTCTGGCTAGGACGATTATTCACGAGCCGATTGTGTTGTTGTTGGATGAGCCGGTTTCTGGGTTAGATCCGATTGCTAGAATGCAGTTTCGTGAAATTATTAAAACGTTGCGGGAAGCGGGAATGACGATTTTAATTTCTTCGCACGTTTTAAGCGATTTGGCGGAGCTTTGTACGTCGGTTGGTATTATGGAGTTGAGTTATTTGGTAGAAAGTGCTAGACTCGAAGAACTCTATAAACGGTTGAGCCGGCAAGAGATTATGATGTCAACTTTGGGAAGTTTAGAAGCTTTAGAATCTGAGCTAAAAAATTATCCTAAAGTGGAAGATTGGGAAAGAGTTACGGGGACGGAAAATTTACGAGTGCATTTTTCAGGAACGCCCGAAGAAAGTGCTGATTTGTTGCGTTCTTTGGTGTTGTCGGGGATTCGTTTATCTGAATTCCATTGCACTAGAGAAGATTTGGAATCGATTTTTTTGAAATTGGGACACAAACAAGCGTCTTAA
- a CDS encoding VOC family protein — protein sequence MNQVLFHLAFPVANIAQTKQFYVEGLGCQIGRESPSSVILNLYGHQIVAHLTHEPLTPQRTIYPRHFGLIFTSESDWETLLKRAQQKQLTFREEPKRRFTGQPTEHRTFFLEDPFYNVLEFKYYCHYEAIFGAKEFAQVGDAV from the coding sequence ATGAACCAAGTTTTATTTCATCTTGCCTTCCCCGTCGCAAATATTGCCCAAACCAAACAATTTTACGTCGAAGGATTAGGCTGTCAAATTGGCCGCGAGTCCCCTAGTTCCGTCATTCTTAACCTTTACGGACATCAAATTGTTGCCCACCTCACCCACGAACCCCTCACCCCCCAACGCACAATTTATCCCCGCCATTTCGGCCTAATTTTCACTTCGGAGTCTGACTGGGAAACCTTACTAAAACGCGCCCAACAAAAACAACTTACCTTTAGAGAAGAACCGAAACGCCGGTTCACCGGCCAACCCACCGAACACCGCACATTTTTCTTAGAAGACCCCTTTTATAACGTCCTAGAATTCAAATATTATTGCCACTACGAAGCCATTTTTGGAGCCAAAGAATTTGCCCAAGTTGGAGATGCTGTCTAG